A stretch of Lathyrus oleraceus cultivar Zhongwan6 chromosome 6, CAAS_Psat_ZW6_1.0, whole genome shotgun sequence DNA encodes these proteins:
- the LOC127098604 gene encoding nuclear transcription factor Y subunit B-1 isoform X2, with amino-acid sequence MADSESPAGGGHDHESGGEQSPRGSSSAAREQDRFLPIANISRIMKKALPSNGKIAKDAKDTMQECVSEFISFITSEASEKCQKEKRKTINGDDLLWAMATLGFEDYIEPLKVYLARYRELEGDSKGTTVRGCDGSGRRDQVSPGGQNSQLVHQGSMNYMGSQVHPQHLVLPSMQNHE; translated from the exons ATGGCAGATTCCGAGAGTCCAGCTGGCGGTGGCCACGACCACGAGAGTGGCGGCGAACAAAGTCCACGTGGCTCTTCCTCTGCTGCGCGTGAACAAGATCGTTTCTTGCCTATAGCTAACATTAGCAGGATCATGAAAAAGGCTTTGCCTTCCAATGGAAAGATTGCTAAGGATGCTAAAGATACAATGCAGGAATGTGTCTCGGAATTCATCAGTTTTATTACCAGCGA GGCGAGTGAGAAATGCCAGAAAGAGAAGAGAAAGACCATTAATGGAGATGATTTGTTATGGGCAATGGCTACTTTAGGTTTTGAAGACTATATAGAACCGCTTAAGGTGTACCTAGCAAGATACAGAGAG TTAGAG GGTGACAGTAAAGGAACAACTGTTAGAGGTTGTGATGGATCTGGTAGACGAGATCAAGTTAGCCCTGGAGGGCAAAATTCGCAG CTTGTTCATCAGGGTTCTATGAACTATATGGGTTCCCAG
- the LOC127098604 gene encoding nuclear transcription factor Y subunit B-10 isoform X1, whose protein sequence is MADSESPAGGGHDHESGGEQSPRGSSSAAREQDRFLPIANISRIMKKALPSNGKIAKDAKDTMQECVSEFISFITSEASEKCQKEKRKTINGDDLLWAMATLGFEDYIEPLKVYLARYREVISLSFFFSFG, encoded by the exons ATGGCAGATTCCGAGAGTCCAGCTGGCGGTGGCCACGACCACGAGAGTGGCGGCGAACAAAGTCCACGTGGCTCTTCCTCTGCTGCGCGTGAACAAGATCGTTTCTTGCCTATAGCTAACATTAGCAGGATCATGAAAAAGGCTTTGCCTTCCAATGGAAAGATTGCTAAGGATGCTAAAGATACAATGCAGGAATGTGTCTCGGAATTCATCAGTTTTATTACCAGCGA GGCGAGTGAGAAATGCCAGAAAGAGAAGAGAAAGACCATTAATGGAGATGATTTGTTATGGGCAATGGCTACTTTAGGTTTTGAAGACTATATAGAACCGCTTAAGGTGTACCTAGCAAGATACAGAGAGGTAATTTCACTATctttttttttctcatttggTTAA